The nucleotide sequence CAACAAGCAATTAGAGATGCTTCTATATCATATAAAAATATAAAGAAAATAATTATGGTTGGAGGATCGACTTGTATACCATATGTACAAAAAAAAGTTGGTGTTTTTTTTAATAAAAAAATATTGAATTTTATTAACCCAAAAAAAGTTGTTGCTATTGGAGCTTCTATACATGCAAATTTATTATCTAAAAAATCATTATATAAAACACATGATTTTTTATTGTTAGATGTTATATCAATGTCTTTAGGAATAGAGACTATTGGTGGTTTGTTTGAACATATAGTATATAAAAATACTACAATACCTGTATCTAAAACAAAAATATTTACTACTTTCAAAAATAATCAAAAAACTATGCTTATTCATGTATTGCAAGGAAATAATAAATATGTGAAAAATTGTAAAACTTTAACTAAATTTGTTATAAAAGATTTACCTATGAAACCAGCTGGTAAGATATTCATATTTGTTACTTTTATTATAAATGCTAATGGAATTTTAAATATAAATATTAGAGAAAAAAAAAATAACATAAAATTTAATGTTAAAATAAATTCAAAAGACACAGTATTAACAAAAATATCAACATAGTTACATCAAATAAATAAAAATAATATTTTAAAACTTATATTTAGGATCATAAAAAATGCCAAAAATATTTTTTTTACCTCATGTTAGTATTATACCTAATGGAAAGATTGTAAATGCAAAAACTAATGAGTCTATTTTAGATGTTGCTTTAAAAAACAAAATAAATATAGAACATGCTTGCGAAAAATCTTGTTGTTGTACCACATGTCATTGTATTATAAAAAAAGGGTTTTCTTCTTTATCAAAAATAACTGAAAAAGAAGAAGATGCTTTAGATAAAGCATGGGGTTTATCGATTAATAGTAGATTATCTTGTCAAGCTAAGTTAGGAATAAAAGATTTAATTGTGGAAATTCCTATTTATAACTTACACATGTGATTTTTTTATATAAGGGTTAATATTATCTTTAAACTTAATACATAATTTAATACCTATTATTTTCAATTTTTTTTGAAAAAAGTTATTTAAATATTTTTTGTATGAAAGTGGTATTTTTTTTGTTCTAACTCCATATATTGTTATTTTTTTTTTATTAACTAAATTTTTTTTTTGTGTAATGTATTTTAATTTTATTGTTTTTCCATTTATTAAAGGAGGTTGATGTTTTTTTATTGCCAAATACATTAATTTATTTAATTTTGACGTTTTTATATTTTTACATAAGTTATTATGATATATTTTTTTTATTAAATCTATTATTTTTATTTTTTTAATATTTTTTACAGAAGAAATAAATTTTATATAGGTAAAATTAAAAAATTTTAAATGATTTTTAATATTATTTATTGTATATTTTTTGTTTTTTTTTTTTATTAAATCCCATTTATT is from Buchnera aphidicola (Taiwanaphis decaspermi) and encodes:
- the fdx gene encoding ISC system 2Fe-2S type ferredoxin; protein product: MPKIFFLPHVSIIPNGKIVNAKTNESILDVALKNKINIEHACEKSCCCTTCHCIIKKGFSSLSKITEKEEDALDKAWGLSINSRLSCQAKLGIKDLIVEIPIYNLHM